One Spirochaeta africana DSM 8902 genomic window carries:
- a CDS encoding SAM-dependent methyltransferase, which produces MPHPNPRFIELFFDVFEHLPRQGPGNRDSAERALRFCRDLPENPTVLDLGCGSGAQTLQLAEMLPGSIVAVDSHVPGIDRLRSAVAARGLAGRVTPLVADFARLDLAPEGFDLVWSEGALYSIGLAEALGVCHRMLRPGGMLVFSDAIWLRPDPPPEVKAGFDSDYPTMGSLDDDLAALRDSGFEVLGHFTLPDEAWWTDFYTPMEQRIHELRQHYADDPEAIAILDELAREPDLHRRYSEYYAYEFFIARRSG; this is translated from the coding sequence ATGCCCCACCCCAACCCGCGTTTTATTGAGCTGTTTTTCGATGTTTTTGAACATCTGCCGCGGCAAGGGCCGGGAAATCGGGACAGTGCCGAGCGGGCACTTCGATTCTGTCGGGATCTGCCGGAGAACCCGACTGTGCTGGATCTTGGATGCGGTTCGGGCGCACAGACCTTGCAGCTGGCAGAGATGCTGCCAGGCTCGATTGTAGCGGTCGACAGCCATGTCCCCGGGATAGATCGTCTGCGGTCGGCAGTGGCGGCACGAGGGCTTGCCGGACGGGTTACCCCGTTGGTTGCCGATTTTGCCCGACTGGATCTTGCGCCGGAGGGTTTCGATCTGGTGTGGTCAGAGGGGGCGCTGTACAGCATCGGTCTGGCAGAGGCACTCGGGGTATGCCACCGGATGCTGCGGCCGGGAGGCATGCTGGTGTTCAGTGATGCTATCTGGTTAAGGCCGGATCCGCCGCCAGAGGTAAAGGCCGGTTTCGATTCCGATTATCCGACAATGGGCAGCCTGGACGACGATCTGGCTGCACTGCGGGACAGCGGGTTCGAGGTACTGGGGCACTTTACCCTGCCGGACGAGGCCTGGTGGACCGATTTTTATACCCCGATGGAGCAGCGTATACACGAACTGCGACAGCACTATGCCGATGACCCGGAAGCAATAGCAATTCTGGACGAGCTGGCCCGGGAGCCGGATCTGCATCGCCGCTACTCGGAGTACTATGCCTACGAGTTTTTTATTGCGCGCAGATCCGGCTGA